The Gloeomargarita lithophora Alchichica-D10 genomic sequence TTGGGGTAAGGGACACGCAAAGGAAATTCACCCAATGGAGCGGTTGCAAAAAATTTTGGCTCAGCGAGGGGTAGCGGCACGCCGTCAGGCGGAGGACTTGATCCGCAGGGGGCAGGTGCGGGTGAATGGCTCCCTGGCGCAGTTGGGGCAAAAATGCAACCCCCAGGTGGATGAAATTACCATCCGGGGCCAGCCCTTACCCCCGGCACCGGCATTGTTTTACTACCTGCTCCATAAACCGTTGGGGGTGGTGAGTACCTGCGCCGACCCCCAGGGACGACCGACGGTGCGGGATTTTTTGCCCCCGGCCTGCCCGCCTTTGCATCCCGTGGGTCGCCTGGATTGCGATAGCAGTGGGGCATTGCTCCTCACCAACGATGGGGAACTGACCCTGGCCTTGACCCATCCCCGTCATCCGGTGTGGAAAACCTACCGGGTGTGGGTCAAGGGGCAACCCACGGCGGTTGATCTCAGCCAATGGCGCCGGGGGATGGATTTGGATGGGCAGCCAACCCTGCCAGCGCAGGTGCGAATTTTACAAAAAACCGCCCACCAGACCCTCCTGGAAATCCATCTGCGGGAGGGGCGCAACCGGCAAATTCGGCGGGTGGCGGCGCAGTTGGGCTATCCGGTACTGCGGTTGCATCGGCAGGCGATTGGGGAAATTCAACTCGGTGCTTTGCCCCTGGGTCACCTGCGCCCCCTCACGCCCCCGGAGCAGGCATTTTGTCAAGCGGTGCGAGGCCATATCGTACTAAACTGAAGGATAGGGGTTGCAACATACCGGCGGTAGCTGGGTCATTATTGTTTAAGGATTGTTTCCGGTAATGGGGATATGACCGTGAGTGCCTACAGTGCCACCCAGGTGGCTCGCCTGAGAGAACTTGGTCAATACCTGCGCCAGGTGCGGGAAGAGCGGCAATTATCTTTAGAAGATGTCTCTGCCCGTACCCGCATCCAGACCCGGTTACTGCGGGCGTTGGAAGCAGGGCAGGTGGGGGAATTGCCGGAACCGATTTATGTCCAGGGGT encodes the following:
- a CDS encoding pseudouridine synthase — its product is MERLQKILAQRGVAARRQAEDLIRRGQVRVNGSLAQLGQKCNPQVDEITIRGQPLPPAPALFYYLLHKPLGVVSTCADPQGRPTVRDFLPPACPPLHPVGRLDCDSSGALLLTNDGELTLALTHPRHPVWKTYRVWVKGQPTAVDLSQWRRGMDLDGQPTLPAQVRILQKTAHQTLLEIHLREGRNRQIRRVAAQLGYPVLRLHRQAIGEIQLGALPLGHLRPLTPPEQAFCQAVRGHIVLN